A genome region from Chloroflexia bacterium SDU3-3 includes the following:
- a CDS encoding ABC transporter permease, with protein sequence MFKFIMVRLLSAIPVLIGISLVSFIIIQLPPGDFASSFKTNLLNNGISEQEAERQADAVRAEYGLDKPIMVQYVNWMGNIITKGEFGYSFAYKKDVGALIAERLPRTLALALASHLISTLVGVLIGIYAATRQYSLGDNLATVLAFLGTSIPRFFLALLIMYWLAFSVGSQNFTNFNSPQYALAPWSWGKLVDTLEHVWPVVVIAGFGGVAQNMRVMRGNLLDTLNMQYVTTARAKGLSEAAVIYRHATPNALHPIVMYQGTVLPYMLAGELEAAIVLGLPTLAPMFYGSLLNQDIYVSGGFLLIYGVLLVLGNLLADIFLSMLDPRIRLN encoded by the coding sequence ATGTTCAAATTTATCATGGTGCGGCTTCTCTCGGCCATCCCGGTGCTGATCGGCATCAGCCTCGTCTCGTTTATCATCATCCAGCTGCCGCCCGGCGACTTCGCCAGCAGCTTCAAGACCAACCTGCTGAACAATGGTATCTCCGAGCAGGAGGCCGAGCGCCAGGCCGACGCGGTGCGCGCCGAGTACGGGCTGGACAAGCCGATCATGGTGCAGTACGTCAACTGGATGGGCAATATCATCACCAAGGGCGAGTTCGGCTACTCCTTCGCCTACAAGAAGGACGTGGGCGCGCTGATCGCCGAGCGCCTGCCGCGCACGCTGGCGCTGGCCCTGGCCTCGCACCTGATCTCCACGCTGGTGGGCGTGCTGATCGGCATCTACGCCGCCACGCGCCAGTACAGCCTGGGCGACAACTTGGCCACTGTGCTGGCCTTCCTAGGCACATCCATCCCGCGCTTCTTCCTAGCCCTGCTGATCATGTACTGGCTGGCCTTCAGCGTGGGGTCGCAGAACTTCACCAACTTCAACTCGCCGCAGTACGCGCTCGCGCCCTGGTCGTGGGGCAAGCTGGTGGACACGCTGGAGCACGTGTGGCCGGTGGTGGTGATCGCCGGGTTCGGCGGCGTGGCCCAGAACATGCGGGTGATGCGCGGCAACCTGCTGGACACCCTGAACATGCAGTACGTCACCACGGCGCGGGCCAAGGGCCTCTCCGAGGCGGCGGTGATCTACCGCCACGCCACGCCCAACGCCCTGCACCCGATTGTGATGTACCAGGGCACGGTGCTGCCCTACATGCTGGCCGGCGAGCTAGAGGCGGCGATTGTGCTGGGCCTGCCCACGCTGGCCCCCATGTTCTACGGCTCGCTGCTGAACCAGGATATCTACGTGTCGGGCGGCTTCCTGCTGATCTACGGCGTGCTGCTGGTGCTGGGCAACCTGCTCGCCGACATCTTCCTGTCGATGCTCGACCCGCGCATCCGGCTGAACTAG